CGGCGTACCGGAGGAGAACTTCGCCGTGGACCTGACCATCGCCCGTGGGCTTGACTACTACACCGGCACGGTGTACGAAACCACCCTGTTGGATCATCCGGAGATCGGCTCCGTCTGCTCCGGTGGACGGTACGACAATCTGGCGGAGTACTACACCGACCGGCAGCTGCCCGGCGTGGGCATCTCCATCGGCCTGACGAGACTGTTCTACGTGCTGGGCGAGCAAGGGATGCTGAATCCCCAGCTGCCCACGGCCCCGGCGGACGTGCTGATCCTGCCCATGACGGCGGAGCTGACCCCCGCCATCCAGCTGTCCACCCGGCTGCGGGCAGCCGGAGTGCGGACCCAGCTCTACACCGAGCAGAAGAAGTTCAAGGCCAAGATGAACTATGCCGACAAGATCGGCGTCCCCTATGTGGTGTTTCTGGGAGACGACGAGGTCAGCGCCGGGGTGGTGGCCTGCAAGGATATGGTTTCCGGCGAGCAGACCACACTGCCCTTCGACGAGACCCTCCAGCGCATCCGGGAGGGGCTGGCCCTCCGGGAGCAGGGCAGCGTTATCGTGGAATAAGGACAAAAACCGATAACAGGAAGCAATATTCCATAGAAATATTACGATACATTATCAGAAACAGGAGTGAAAGCTATGATGCAGATGCGTACCCATACCTGCGGGGAGCTGCGGCTGGCCGATGCCGGGAAGTCCGTGAAGATCGTAGGTTGGATGGAAAATGTCCGGGAGGTGGGCAGCAACTTCGCCTTTGTGGTGCTGCGAGATTTCTACGGCACCACGCAGGTGGTCATCGAGTCCGAGGAGATGATGGCCATCATCCGGGACCTGAACAAGGAGTCCACCATCAGCGTGGAGGGCGTCGTCCGGGAGCGGGCCAGCAAAAACCCCAAGCTGCCCACCGGCGACATTGAGGTGGTCCCCAGCAAGATCGAGGTGCTGGGCCGCTGCCGCTACAACAGCCTGCCCTTTGAGATCAACCGCAGCCGGGAGGCCGACGAGACCCAGCGCCTGAAGTACCGGTATCTGGACCTGCGGAACCCCGCCGTGAAAAATAACATCGTCCTGCGCTGCCAGGTGGTGGCCGCTCTGCGGGCCGCCATGACGGAGCACGGCTTCCTGGAGATCACCACTCCCATCCTGACGGCCTCCTCCCCGGAGGGCGCACGGGACTATCTGGTGCCTGCCCGGAAGCATCCCGGCAAGTTCTATGCCCTGCCACAGGCTCCCCAGCAGTTCAAGCAGCTGCTGATGACCTCCGGCTTCGACCGGTACTTCCAGATCGCCCCCTGCTTCCGGGACGAGGACGCCCGTGGCGACCGTTCCCCCGGCGAGTTCTACCAGCTGGATATGGAGATGGCCTTCGCCACACAGGAGGACGTATTCGCCGTGCTGGAGGACGTGCTGCCCCCTATCTTCGCCAAGTTCGGCACCTATGACGTCGCCTCTGCCGCCCCCTTCCGCCGCATCCCCTATAACACGGCGCTGGAAACCTACGGCTCCGACAAGCCGGATCTGCGCATCGACCTGACCTGCAAGAACGTCACCCACCTCTTTGAAAACAGCGAGTTTGAGCCTCTGCGGGGCCAGACCGTGAAGATGGTAGATATCTCCGACTGCGCTCTGACCCGCAAGCAGGTAGAAAAGCTCCTGTCCGACTGCGAGGTGCAGTCCGGCAGCAAGGCCTACTGGTTCAAGGTGGATGAGAAGGGCGAGCTGGCCGGCGGTATCGCCAAGTTCGTCACTGGCCTGCGGTCCCAGCTGGAGCAGGTTCTGACGTTGGCACCCAATACGCTGGTGGTGGTGGCGGCCGGCGCAGCAGCCACCAAGTCCGCCGGTGTACTCATCAAGACCTTCGGCGCCGCCTGCGCCGGTCACATGGATCAGGAGCGCTACGAGTTCTGCTGGATCGTGGACTTCCCCATGTACGAGATCGGCGACGAAAGCGGTGAGCTGGAGTTCTGCCACAACCCCTTCTCCATGCCCAGCGGCGGGCTGGAGGTGCTGCTGAAGGCCGAGCGGGGCGAGATCGATCCCCTGACCATCACTGCCGACCAGTACGATCTGGTGTGCAACGGCGTGGAGCTCAGCAGCGGCGCCGTCCGGAACCACGACCCGGAGATCATGGTGAAAGCCTTCGAGCTGGTGCGGCTGGGCGAGGAGGACGTGAAGAAGAAGTTCCCCGCCATGTACAACGCCTTCTGCTACGGCGCACCTCCCCATGCCGGTATCGCTCCGGGCGTGGATCGCATGGTGATGCTGCTGGCGGGCGAGAGCTCCATCCGGGAGATCATCCCCTTCCCCATGAACAAGAACGCTCAGGACGTCATGATGGGCGCTCCCTCCACCGTGGAGCAAAAGCAGCTGGATGAGCTGCATATCCAGATCACGGCGCAGGAGGAGGAATAAGTTCATCAAAAAGGATGGCTGCCAGCGGCAGCCATCCTTTTTGATGGGACGTACTTCCGTCAAACAGGCTTTTCCTTGGGCGGGTAGCTTTCTTCTGTGCCTCCGTCGGCATCCTTTTTGCCAACAGCAGCAAAAAGGATGCTGCCGGAGGCACCCCCAACACACCAAGCACCGGGGAAATTCCCCCTTGACGGACGGGGGAAAACATGATACCCTTGAAGCGTTACAGGCGATGATGGGCGTGGCGGCCCGGAGCTGCGGGAGGAAATGCCCGCCGGAAGCCCCGTTAGCGGCACGAGAGTGTGGAGCAATCCAAATTCAGGTGGAACCACGGACTTTTTAGTTCGCCCTGAGCTGCGTCGGCAGTTCAGGGCGTTTTTTATTTTAACTGCGCTGAAAAATCATCATACAAAGGAGAATCGTCATGAAAAACACGGAAAAAACCATGGACAAGATCGTGGCCCTGTGCAAAAATCGGGGCTTCGTCTTTGCCGGCTCCGAAATTTACGGAGGTCTGGCCAACACCTGGGACTACGGCCCTCTGGGTGTGGAGCTGAAGAACAACGTCAAAAAGGCGTGGTGGAAGAAGTTCGTTCAGGAGAATCCCTACAACGTGGGGCAGGACGCCGCCATCCTCATGAACCCCCAGACCTGGGTGGCCAGCGGCCATCTGTCCGGCTTCTCCGATCCTCTGATGGACTGCCGGGAGTGCAAGGAGAGGTTCCGGGCGGACAAGCTCATTGAGGATTGGTGCGGCGAGAACAGCGTGGAGCTGCCCAAGCCCATCGATGCCTTCACCCAGCAGGAGATGAAGGACTTCATCGAGGAGCACAACATCCCCTGCCCCAGCTGTGGCAAGCACAATTTCACCGACATCCGGCAGTTCAACCTGATGTTCAAAACCTTCCAAGGCGTCACCGAGGACGCCAAGAACACGGTGTATCTGCGGCCTGAGACGGCGCAGGGCATCTTCACCAACTTCGTCAACACCCAGCGCACCACACGGCGCAAGCTGCCCTTCGGCGTGTGCCAGATCGGTAAGTCCTTCCGCAACGAGATCACCCCCGGCAACTTCATCTTCCGTGTCCGGGAGTTTGAGCAGATGGAGCTGGAGTTCTTCTGCAAGCCCGGCACCGATCTGGAGTGGTTCCAGTACTGGCGCACCTTCTGCCACAACTGGCTGCTGGGCATCGGTCTGAAGGACGAGAACCTGCGGCTGCGGGATCATGACCCGGAGGAGCTGTGCTTCTACTCCAAGGCCACCACGGACTTCGAGTTCCTGTTCCCCTTCGGCTGGGGCGAGCTGTGGGGCGTGGCGGACCGCACCGACTATGACCTGACCCAGCACCAGAACGTCTCCGGCAAGGATCTGACCTACTTCGACCCGGAGACCAACCAGCGCTACATCCCCTATGTGGTGGAGCCTTCTCTGGGCGTGGAGCGCAGTGTGCTGGCAGTGCTGTGCGACGCCTACGACGAGGAGGTCGTGGGACAGGATAAAAACGGCAAGGACGACGTGCGTGTGGTGCTGCGGCTGCACCCGGCGCTGGCCCCCTATAA
The genomic region above belongs to Vescimonas coprocola and contains:
- the aspS gene encoding aspartate--tRNA ligase, encoding MMQMRTHTCGELRLADAGKSVKIVGWMENVREVGSNFAFVVLRDFYGTTQVVIESEEMMAIIRDLNKESTISVEGVVRERASKNPKLPTGDIEVVPSKIEVLGRCRYNSLPFEINRSREADETQRLKYRYLDLRNPAVKNNIVLRCQVVAALRAAMTEHGFLEITTPILTASSPEGARDYLVPARKHPGKFYALPQAPQQFKQLLMTSGFDRYFQIAPCFRDEDARGDRSPGEFYQLDMEMAFATQEDVFAVLEDVLPPIFAKFGTYDVASAAPFRRIPYNTALETYGSDKPDLRIDLTCKNVTHLFENSEFEPLRGQTVKMVDISDCALTRKQVEKLLSDCEVQSGSKAYWFKVDEKGELAGGIAKFVTGLRSQLEQVLTLAPNTLVVVAAGAAATKSAGVLIKTFGAACAGHMDQERYEFCWIVDFPMYEIGDESGELEFCHNPFSMPSGGLEVLLKAERGEIDPLTITADQYDLVCNGVELSSGAVRNHDPEIMVKAFELVRLGEEDVKKKFPAMYNAFCYGAPPHAGIAPGVDRMVMLLAGESSIREIIPFPMNKNAQDVMMGAPSTVEQKQLDELHIQITAQEEE
- a CDS encoding glycine--tRNA ligase, whose translation is MKNTEKTMDKIVALCKNRGFVFAGSEIYGGLANTWDYGPLGVELKNNVKKAWWKKFVQENPYNVGQDAAILMNPQTWVASGHLSGFSDPLMDCRECKERFRADKLIEDWCGENSVELPKPIDAFTQQEMKDFIEEHNIPCPSCGKHNFTDIRQFNLMFKTFQGVTEDAKNTVYLRPETAQGIFTNFVNTQRTTRRKLPFGVCQIGKSFRNEITPGNFIFRVREFEQMELEFFCKPGTDLEWFQYWRTFCHNWLLGIGLKDENLRLRDHDPEELCFYSKATTDFEFLFPFGWGELWGVADRTDYDLTQHQNVSGKDLTYFDPETNQRYIPYVVEPSLGVERSVLAVLCDAYDEEVVGQDKNGKDDVRVVLRLHPALAPYKAAILPLSKKLSEPAMEIYNELCKDFMLDFDETGSIGKRYRREDEIGTPFCITVDFDTVGDGENPGDQCVTVRERDSMEQVRVPISQLKAYLTEKLAY